A single genomic interval of Candidatus Baltobacteraceae bacterium harbors:
- a CDS encoding YbaB/EbfC family nucleoid-associated protein: MNQAQLMQQVKKMQAEMVKAQEELANTVVQGSAANGLVTVDMTCDQRVKAVSINKDAVDPDDVETLEDLVTVAVNDALTKSNETAQKRMGGLTGGMKIPGL; the protein is encoded by the coding sequence ATGAATCAAGCGCAACTGATGCAGCAGGTCAAGAAGATGCAAGCGGAGATGGTGAAAGCGCAAGAAGAGCTTGCGAACACCGTCGTGCAAGGCAGCGCCGCGAACGGCCTCGTGACGGTCGATATGACCTGCGATCAACGTGTGAAAGCGGTCAGCATCAACAAAGACGCCGTCGATCCCGACGACGTCGAAACGCTCGAAGATCTGGTGACCGTCGCCGTCAACGACGCGCTGACGAAATCGAACGAAACCGCGCAAAAACGCATGGGCGGCTTGACCGGCGGAATGAAAATCCCGGGACTGTGA
- the dnaX gene encoding DNA polymerase III subunit gamma/tau, whose product MSLYRTWRPKSFADLVGQDAVVRTLTHAIEAGKLAHAYLFSGPRGSGKTSAAKILARCINCVQGPTAHPDNTCENCVAMLNGTALDVLEIDAASNRGIDEIRSLREAVKFAPSVMRMKVYIIDEAHMLTKEGANAFLKTLEDPPAHAVFILATTEPEKLPVTILSRCQRYAFRRIAIPVMIERMREIATYEGIAIDEAALAALAYRADGGLRDALTMLEQAAAFADGPITTAVIDLAFGATGRNHANTLLDAVVAHDAGGALRVIEEASDAGSDMVVLIRALIANFRNLLVARLDPDLLTRDLAPEDADRARERAGDVPQALIIRALRVLADAASLARTGANPRLELETALLRLILEVGEGSAAPSGRAASVEKAPPAPPATEASVPASAASPPVPTTEASPPVPSSAVAQPVTLRSEPKASVSKGDTPVTLQKLRAGWQSIRTKVEAERPPLRAPLSGAMVEAIDGNAVVLKLRSPFEADILKDNAKLLESAIADVTGAKLHVRFEAGAPPPAERAADPPANEEESADELFGYANERIK is encoded by the coding sequence GTGTCCCTTTACCGTACCTGGCGCCCAAAGTCGTTTGCGGACCTTGTTGGGCAAGACGCCGTCGTTCGTACGCTGACCCACGCTATCGAGGCCGGCAAGCTCGCCCACGCGTATCTGTTTTCGGGTCCACGTGGTTCGGGCAAGACGTCGGCCGCCAAAATTTTGGCGCGGTGTATCAACTGCGTGCAAGGGCCGACTGCTCATCCCGACAATACCTGCGAAAATTGCGTCGCGATGCTCAATGGCACGGCGCTGGACGTGTTGGAGATCGACGCCGCGAGTAATCGCGGCATCGACGAAATCCGCTCCTTGCGAGAAGCAGTAAAATTCGCACCAAGTGTGATGCGCATGAAAGTGTACATCATTGATGAAGCGCACATGCTCACTAAAGAGGGTGCCAACGCGTTCTTAAAGACGCTTGAGGATCCGCCGGCACATGCGGTGTTTATTCTTGCGACGACAGAACCTGAGAAATTGCCGGTAACGATCCTCTCTCGTTGTCAGCGGTATGCGTTCCGCCGCATCGCGATTCCGGTGATGATCGAACGGATGCGCGAGATCGCAACGTACGAAGGCATCGCGATCGACGAAGCCGCGCTGGCTGCATTAGCGTATCGAGCCGATGGTGGATTGCGTGACGCGCTGACGATGTTGGAACAGGCGGCCGCATTTGCCGACGGGCCGATTACGACCGCGGTGATCGATCTCGCATTTGGAGCGACGGGTCGCAACCATGCCAACACCCTTCTGGACGCCGTGGTTGCACACGATGCCGGCGGGGCGCTGCGGGTGATCGAGGAGGCCAGCGACGCCGGCAGCGACATGGTGGTGCTGATCCGCGCGCTGATCGCGAACTTCCGCAATCTGCTGGTCGCCCGGCTCGACCCCGATCTGCTCACCCGCGACCTCGCGCCCGAAGACGCCGATCGCGCGCGCGAACGCGCCGGCGACGTGCCGCAAGCGCTCATCATCCGCGCGCTGCGCGTGCTGGCCGACGCCGCCAGCCTCGCCCGCACCGGCGCCAACCCGCGCCTCGAACTCGAGACGGCGTTGCTCCGGCTGATCCTCGAAGTCGGCGAAGGTAGCGCCGCTCCCTCCGGTCGCGCCGCTTCGGTTGAAAAGGCGCCTCCGGCGCCCCCCGCGACCGAAGCTTCTGTCCCCGCGAGCGCGGCGTCGCCACCTGTCCCCACGACCGAAGCGTCGCCACCTGTCCCCTCGAGCGCGGTTGCGCAACCTGTCACCCTGAGGAGCGAGCCGAAGGCGAGCGTCTCGAAGGGCGACACCCCCGTGACGCTGCAGAAACTCCGCGCCGGCTGGCAGAGCATTCGCACCAAGGTGGAAGCAGAGCGCCCGCCGCTGCGCGCGCCGCTCTCCGGCGCGATGGTGGAGGCGATCGACGGCAACGCGGTCGTGCTCAAGCTGCGCAGCCCCTTCGAAGCCGACATCTTGAAGGACAACGCCAAGCTGCTCGAGTCGGCGATCGCCGACGTCACGGGAGCGAAGCTGCACGTGCGCTTCGAAGCCGGCGCCCCGCCGCCCGCGGAACGCGCAGCGGATCCACCGGCGAATGAAGAAGAAAGCGCCGACGAACTTTTCGGCTACGCCAACGAACGGATCAAGTAA